ACCGGCTCTATACGGTCCCGGAAGCGGTCGAGCTTGCCAAGAAGATCGCCTACGCGAAGTTTGATGAAACGGTCGAGCTGGATATGACGCTCGGCGTTGACCCGCGCAAAGCCGACCAGATGGTGCGCGGCACGGTGGTGCTGCCGCACGGGCTCGGCAAGTCGAAGCGCGTCGTGGTGATTGCCGGGACGCCCGACAAGCTGCAAGAAGCGCAGGATGCGGGCGCCGACGAATCGGGCGGCGACGACATCGTCACCCGCATCAAGGGCGGCTGGCTCGACTTCGACGCGCTGATTGCGACGCCCGACATGATGCGCGGCGTCGGTCAGCTCGGCAAAATCCTCGGCCCGCGCGGCTTAATGCCGAACCCGAAGACCGGCACCGTCACCGCGGACGTGGCGCGCGCCGTGCGCGAAACCAAGGCCGGCAAGGTCGAGTTCCGCGTTGACAAAACCGGCGTCATTCACGCGCCCGTAGGCAAAGTGAGCTTCGAGCCGCAACTGCTCGCCGAAAACGCCAAGACGCTGATTGACGCGGTCATGCGCGCCAAGCCGTCGGCGGCCAAAGGCAAGTACGTGAAGAACGCGACGCTCTCATCGACGATGGGGCCGGGCATCAAGCTCAACACCGCGGAGTTTTAATTTTGGATTTTCATAGCTAGAGACGCGCTTCGCGCGCGGCGATTTTGGATTTTGGATTGAGGGACGAAATCAACGCCGTTCCTTGAATCCAAAATCGGCAATCCAAAATCCAAAATCGGCTGGGAGAAGAATTGTGAAAACAAGGGCACAGAAACAGCAGGAGATAGACGTTCTCCACCAGGAGTTTCAGGAGTCGCCGCACGCGCTGCTCGTCGGCTTTCAAGGCATTAAGGTCGGCGACGACGAGCGCTTGCGCCGCGAGTTGCGCCAGGCGAACCTGAGCTACCGCGTCGTGAAGAATACCCTGGCCATCCGCGCCGCCGAAGGCACGCCGATGGATTCGATCAAGGAAAACTTCACCGGCGCGACGGCCATCGCTTTGTCGAAAGACGATCCGGTCACCCTCGCCAAGGTGTTGTCGAAGTGGGCCAAAGAAAGCCCGGTCTTTTCCTTCAAGGCGGGCATCGTTGAAGGCCAGGCCATCCGCGTGCAGGACATCGAGGCGATTGCCACGATGCCGTCGAAGGAAGAGCTGGTCTCGAAGATCATGTTCCTGATCAACAGCGGCGCGCAGCGGCTGGCGGTGGCGACCGCCGGTGTGGCGCGCAATCTGACGGTGGTTATTGATCAGGTGCGGGCGCAGAAAGAAAACGCATAGGATTTTAGATTTTAGATTTTGGATTGAGGAAAAGGCGGCGCGGTTAAACCTGCGGCGCTCTGCCAATCCAAAATCTAAAATCCAAAATGGAATTGCCGCTTTGCAGCGTGTCAGTGGGGCGGCGTGGCAGGCAGGCCAATGTCGGAGATGCACCGGCGAGGCCGCCGAGCGTTAGCCGGTCGAGCGGCGGGCTAACAGGCAGAAGATTTTAAGAGGAGAGTATAGATTATGTCGGCAGAAAGACTTCAAGGAATCGTTGATCAGATTAAAGACCTCACGCTGTTGGAAGCGTCACAACTGGTGAAGATGATGGAAGAGACCTTCGGCGTGTCGGCGGCGGCGGCGGCAGTCGCGGCGGCCCCGGCGGCAGGCGCGGCGGCGGCCCCGGTGGTCGAGGAGAAGGATGAGTTCGATGTCATCCTCACCGGCCTGGCTGACCCCGGCAAGAAGATCGGCGTCATCAAGGTCGTGCGCGAGATCACCAACCTCGGCCTCAAGGAAGCCAAGGACCTGGTCGAAGGCGCGCCCAAGGCCGTCAAGGAAGCCGCGCCCAAGGACGAGGCTGAGACCCTTCGCAAGAAACTCACGGATGCGGGCGCGACCGTTGAGCTGAAGTAGGCGACAGGGGTTGGGTGTTAGGGTCGGAGAAGTCGCAATTGCCAATCTCCAACACCTGGCACCCAGCACCCGACGCCCGGCGCGGCTTGACCGATCCCGCGACTTCTGTGTAAAATCTTGATTCAGGACGTTAAAGGACGGCGACGGTAATAAAAATAAGTTTGCGCTCAAAAATTCGCGAAGCTCGCGGTTGGATGAGGTGTCTCCAGCCGTGCTTCGCATTTGTGTCTGCGAAAATTCGATGGCTTGCAGTGAGGCCGCAACATTTCAGCTTTGAAGTTGAATCGCAATACACACCCCGTTTTGCGTACAAAAGCTTCTCCAACCAGGCTGGGACGGGTGTGCCGCCCTGCAAGCGTTTTCTTGCCTTCTGATCAAGGAGAGATATGTCAGCACAACTCAACAACGGCAACGGCGTAGGCCGTGAGCGGTTCGATTTTTCACGCATCAAAACGGCCATTCGTATCCCCAATCTGATCGAGGTGCAGCGCCAGTCGTATAATCGCTTCCTGCAAATGGACCTGCTGCCGGCGGAACGCGAGAACATTGGCCTGCAAGCGGTCTTCCGCTCGGTCTTCCCGATCACCGACTTCCGCGAAACCTCGCAGCTCGATTTCGTTGAGTATTCCATCGGCAACTGGCAATGCAAGTGCGGCCAGTTGGAAGGTCTTTATCACCTGCGCACCAACTGCCGCTCGTGCGGCAACATCTTGCGCGTCAATCCTTATCAGGCCGAAGACGTGGTCTGCTCGCAGTGCGGCACCATGAACACGGTGTCGCCGGTGCTGTGCGACAATTGCGGCGAGCCGGTGACCTTGCAGCACAAGCACTCCGAAAAAGAGTGCCAGGAAAAATCGATGACCTATGCCGTGCCCCTGAAGGTCAAGATTCGCCTGACCGTCTGGGACACGGACGAAGATACCGGCCAGAAGTCTATCCGCGACATCAAAGAAGAAGAGGTCTTCTTTGGCGAGATTCCGCTGATGACCGATAACGGCACGTTCATCATCAACGGAACGGAGCGCGTCATCGTCAGCCAATTGCACCGTTCGCCCGGCATCTTCTTTGAGA
This DNA window, taken from Blastocatellia bacterium, encodes the following:
- the rplL gene encoding 50S ribosomal protein L7/L12, producing the protein MSAERLQGIVDQIKDLTLLEASQLVKMMEETFGVSAAAAAVAAAPAAGAAAAPVVEEKDEFDVILTGLADPGKKIGVIKVVREITNLGLKEAKDLVEGAPKAVKEAAPKDEAETLRKKLTDAGATVELK
- the rplJ gene encoding 50S ribosomal protein L10: MKTRAQKQQEIDVLHQEFQESPHALLVGFQGIKVGDDERLRRELRQANLSYRVVKNTLAIRAAEGTPMDSIKENFTGATAIALSKDDPVTLAKVLSKWAKESPVFSFKAGIVEGQAIRVQDIEAIATMPSKEELVSKIMFLINSGAQRLAVATAGVARNLTVVIDQVRAQKENA
- the rplA gene encoding 50S ribosomal protein L1; the encoded protein is MAGKKYRAAVEQIESNRLYTVPEAVELAKKIAYAKFDETVELDMTLGVDPRKADQMVRGTVVLPHGLGKSKRVVVIAGTPDKLQEAQDAGADESGGDDIVTRIKGGWLDFDALIATPDMMRGVGQLGKILGPRGLMPNPKTGTVTADVARAVRETKAGKVEFRVDKTGVIHAPVGKVSFEPQLLAENAKTLIDAVMRAKPSAAKGKYVKNATLSSTMGPGIKLNTAEF